TGCACGGTGCCGTTCATGTAGAAGTCCGTGGCGATCACCTCGATGCCGTGCCGCGAGGCCCGGTCGACGCCGCCCCATTCGCCCGCCACGTCGTTGGAGAACCAGCCGCAGTACGGGGTCGTCGGCGTGACCCGGGAGAAGACCTCGTCGAGCAGTTCCCCGGTCGCGCCCGCCGGTGGCAGCCACAGGACCATCGCCCGTCCGGCCACCGCGTAGTCGCGGAAGTACGGGAAGGGCTCGACGCGGGTGGGTGGGGTGGTGGTCGCGGTGACCAGGTACTGGTTCCACACGTCGACCTCGGCGACGAGCTGCCCGGTGCCGGCCGGCGGGGCGAAGCGGTAGATGAAGTAGCCGCCGCCGTCGCCGAAGCGGTTGGCGTCCCCGCCGAGGGCGGAGTTGAGGCCGTCGAAGAGGTACGGGGCCTCGCCGTCCGTGCCCGCGGTGAAGGACGCGATGACCTGGCCGTCGGCCTTCACCGTGACCTGGTGGACCGACGCACCCCAGCCGTCGTCCCCGAAGGAGTCCTGGAACCGGAGGAACACGCCGTCCGCGCCCGGGAGTTCGGCGCTGAGGTCGAAGGTGCGGACCGCACGGTTGGAGGAGTCGCGGACCCGCACGCTCTCCCGCGCGACCTCACGCCACTGCACCCCGTCGGCCTTCACGGTCCTGGTCGGCGGCAGCCCGGTCAGGAAGGTGTGCGAGCAGCGCGGGAAGAGGTTGTCCAGCTGCCACCGGTAGACGGCTGCGGGGTCGTCGTCGAAGCGGCCGCGCAGGTCGGCGACGGTTCTCAGCCCGTACGTGCGGGCCTGCTCGGCCGTGGCGGCCACCGCGTTCTCCAGGCCGGCCAGAGTCGTGGCCACGTTCACCGAGTCCGGGACCGCGGGGTCGTGCAGTACGGCGCCGCGTATCTCGCCGCGGTAGCGGTCGATGAGGTCGACGGCGTGATCGTGGTGGGTGACCGGGACGCCGGTGGAGGCGAGCCAGCGCTGATCGAGGCCCGAGGTGTCGTACGTGAAGTACAGGCGTGGCCTCTTGCGGTTGACGACCCCCTGCAGGGTGGTGAGGAGCAGTTGGTCGTCGCCGCCCAGTGCGCCGGCGTCGGCGACATCGAGGTGGACGGGGCTGCCGAAGGACGGCAGCAGCCGGGCGGCGGACCGGGATTCCGCCGCTGCGGACGACGCGGGCAGGGAGATCCCCAGACCGGCGGCGGCCAGGGTCGCGCCAGGGGCCATCAGGAAGCTTCGTCGGGACACCATCAACGATCACTGCTCCTCTGGGAAGGCGTGACATCGTTGTCAACAGCCAGTGAACGTAGCGATGAGGAAGGGGAGTTGTCCATGGGGCGTGCGTGACGGACTCCGTCCGTGTGCAGGGCGGGGTGAAAATTGACCAGCAGTGGAGGATTGCAGCCCACGACAGCACGCCAGTTGATTTTCTACGGTCGGTCCATGACAACCAGCACCGAGCCACTGTCCTCGGTCCAGATGGCGCGCTTCGTCGCGCACGGCTCCCTGCGCCTGGATGCGGTCGTACCCCGGGAGATGAACGACCGTGCGATCCCGATCCTCGATGCGGGGATCCCGGCGGTACCCCACCGGACACCGGTCGACACAGCGTTCCCCGAGGGCTCCTTCGTCCGCGAACTGCTCGAACTCCCCGCCGTCTCCGGGGCGTTGACCAGCCTCGTCGGTCCCGACCCGACCGTGGACCACCACGCCGTGCACATCCGCGAGCCCCTCAACGGCACCGCCCAGCCGCTGCACGGGGACGCGATCATCGACGTACGGCCCGACGCCTTCGACGTGCAGCTCATGTACTACCCGCACGAGGTGACCGCCGACATGGGCGGCACCCTGAGCGTCCCGGGCAGCCATCTGCGCCGTACCAACGAGAGCGACACCGGCCGCTACCAGAATCTGCGCGGCCAGACACGGCTCGTCTGCCCGGCCGGCACCGTGGTGCTTCTGCACCACGGGCTGTGGCACGGCGGGCGCCGCAACGACAGCGCCGTACGCCGCTACATGTTCAAGATCCGCTTCAATCCGACCGTGCCGCAGGTGCGCCTCTGGGACACCGCCGATCTCGACGATCCGGCGGTGGCGGCCGAACTGCGCACCCAGTTCCCGTGGTACGAGCACGCCACGGGGCGCCTGGAGATCTACAACCGCATCCATCTCTGGCGCGCTCTCACCGGCGACCCTTCCTTCGACCTCGACCAGTGGACCACCCGGGTGGCCAACCGCCCGGCTCTCGGGAGCAACGCATGAGCACACGTCAGCAGGTCCTGGTGCTGTACCTGGCCACGTCGGCCCTGGACGCGGAGGTGGTGGGCTGGGCGAACTACGACGGCACCGGCCGCACCCGCCCGACGACCGGCGACAGCGACGAGCCGCCGTATCCGACGGGAGTGGCCGCGCTGGAGGACGGCTGGCGGCTCTTCCAGGCCTCGCAGCTGCTCCCGCCGCAGGCGGGCCACGAGTACGACACGTCCTTCCTCAAGCACGAGTTCTTCTTCGAGAAGCTCACAGCAGTCTGAGCGCGTCGGCGCACACGCCCACGCGGACGGTCTGGCCCCAGGTGAGCTGCAGCGCGTCGGTCTCGATCCCGTCGCCGAAGGCGATCAGCCGGTCGGACTCGACGGTCAGCCGCAGCCGGTCCGTCCGCGTGAGCAGCCCTTCCACGTACGTCGTCCCGGTCACGGGGGAGGGCCACGCCTCCCGTACGAACCACAGCAGCCGGCGGTCGGTGGGGCCGGGCACGGCGAGGGCGCTCGCGCGCTGGAGCCACAGGGAGCGGAGCCAGCCCGTGGCGCCGGTCCCGGTGCCCACCAGGACCCCTGAGGAGGCCTGGGGTTCGGCGGGGGTCGTGCCGTCGTCAGGGCCCAGGCGGTAGCGGGCGGTCTGGTGTCCGGGCGGGCCGAGGTAGATCTCGTTGAGTGCGAGGAGCCG
The sequence above is drawn from the Streptomyces sp. NBC_01465 genome and encodes:
- a CDS encoding GxGYxYP domain-containing protein; translation: MVSRRSFLMAPGATLAAAGLGISLPASSAAAESRSAARLLPSFGSPVHLDVADAGALGGDDQLLLTTLQGVVNRKRPRLYFTYDTSGLDQRWLASTGVPVTHHDHAVDLIDRYRGEIRGAVLHDPAVPDSVNVATTLAGLENAVAATAEQARTYGLRTVADLRGRFDDDPAAVYRWQLDNLFPRCSHTFLTGLPPTRTVKADGVQWREVARESVRVRDSSNRAVRTFDLSAELPGADGVFLRFQDSFGDDGWGASVHQVTVKADGQVIASFTAGTDGEAPYLFDGLNSALGGDANRFGDGGGYFIYRFAPPAGTGQLVAEVDVWNQYLVTATTTPPTRVEPFPYFRDYAVAGRAMVLWLPPAGATGELLDEVFSRVTPTTPYCGWFSNDVAGEWGGVDRASRHGIEVIATDFYMNGTVHAGVPAKISSTVRPRPKASLRNRVYLTLTVGEGDNAQYCQRRMRDLWDNPARGRVPVNWTVSPLLADLGPALLAYYQQTATANDLLIAGPSGAGYTYPGSWPAEALDSYTELSGRFLRRTGMDLVYAYNQRRPDGEGWVPLDERVVSSYRRNTPLRGIVQSWETGDLQTRPAGLQVIGNFSPQGDAAEYHAALVRHIEGWDGAGPLFVAGAVNAWNWTPDDIAELGELLGDPFELVRGDTFFELLGRTV
- a CDS encoding phytanoyl-CoA dioxygenase family protein; translation: MTTSTEPLSSVQMARFVAHGSLRLDAVVPREMNDRAIPILDAGIPAVPHRTPVDTAFPEGSFVRELLELPAVSGALTSLVGPDPTVDHHAVHIREPLNGTAQPLHGDAIIDVRPDAFDVQLMYYPHEVTADMGGTLSVPGSHLRRTNESDTGRYQNLRGQTRLVCPAGTVVLLHHGLWHGGRRNDSAVRRYMFKIRFNPTVPQVRLWDTADLDDPAVAAELRTQFPWYEHATGRLEIYNRIHLWRALTGDPSFDLDQWTTRVANRPALGSNA